The nucleotide sequence GCCTTTTTCTTGGTGCGGAACGAGCGCGCGTGTGGCGTCACGCACGCCGCTGCTGGCGCACCTGCTCGAACAGGCAGACCGCAGCCGCGGCCGCGACGTTCAGCGACTCCATCCCGCCCGGTTGCGGGATCGTCACGCGATGCGTGGCCGCGTCGCGCCAGAACGCCGACACGCCCGCACCCTCGTTGCCGAACACCCAGGCAACCGGCCCCGACAGGTCGCAGTCGTAAACCGCCTGCGCGCCGTGCGAGTCGGTCAGCGCGACCGGCACAGCGAGGCGCTCGACGAGCGCGCCGGCGTCGACGTCCTCGTGGATCGACAGCAGGAAATGCGCGCCCATGCCCGAGCGCAGCACCTTCGACGACCATGCGTATGCGGTGCCCGGCGCACAGAACACGTGACGCACGCCTGCGGCCGCCGCGCTGCGCAGGATCGAGCCGACGTTGCCGGCGTCCTGCACGCCGTCGAGTACGACCGACGACTGCGTGACGCGCGCCGGCAGCGGCTGCGCCGGCCGGTCGACGAGCAGCAGGAAGCCGACGCCGTTGACGACGTTCGACAACTGCCCGAACAGCGCGTCGGGCAGCGTGACGATCCGCTGCGCATCGATGCGCGCGACGATCGCCTGCGCTTCGGCATGGCCGAGTGCGCCTTCGGTCGTGACGCACAGCTCGGGCGTCGCGCCCGTGTCGAGGTACGCGCTCGCGAGATGGAATCCTTCGAGCAGTGCCTGGCCGCCGCGGCGCTGATGGGACGTCGAACCCGCGAGCGCCTTCAGGCGCTTGTACAGCGGGTTGTCGCGGGAAGTAATGCTTTTCATCGAATCAGGTCGAGTGCCGCACGGACCGGCGCGAACGAGCGCCGATGGGCTTCGCACGGACCGTGCTCGCGCAGTGCGGCAAGGTGTTTCACGGTGCCGTAGCCCGCATGCACGTTGAAGCCGTACACCGGGAAGCGTTCGTGCAGGTCGACGAGCATGCGGTCACGGGTGACCTTCGCGAGGATCGACGCGGCCGAGATGCTCGGCACGAGCGCGTCGCCGCTGACGATCGCCTCGGCGCGCACGGTCAGCGTCGGGCAGCGGTTGCCGTCGATCTGCGCGAGCGTCGGCAGGACCGACAGCCCTTCGACCGCCCGCTTCATCGCGAGCATCGTCGCGTGCAGGATGTTCAGCGTGTCGATCTCGTCGACACTCGCCGACGCGACGCAATACGACAGCGAGCGCGCGACGATCAGCTCGTACAGCGCGTCGCGCTTCTTCGCGGACAACGCCTTCGAATCGTCGAGCCCGTCGATCGGCTGCGCCGGATCGAGGATCACCGCGGCGGCCACCACCGGCCCCGCGAGCGGGCCGCGGCCCGCTTCGTCGACGCCGCAGACGATCTCGTCGGGACGGCTGAAATCGAAACCGCCCTGCACGTCGCTCGACGCGCGGCGGCGTGGTGCACGGACTGCGGTCATGCGCGCCCCTTGCGTTGTTCGAGCACGCGCACGACCGCTTCGGCCGCCTTCACGGCCGTGTTCTGCCGCAGCGAAAGATGCATTTCGGTAAAGACTTCGGTCAGCGTGCGGCGGTTCGCATCGTCGCGCAGCTGCGTGAGCGTCGCATCGGCGAGCGCCTCGGGCGTCGCGAAATGCTGCAGCAGCTCGGGCACGACGAAACGCCCCGCCAGGATGTTCGGCAAGCCGACGTACGGCAGGTAGCCCTGCCGGCGCATGATCTGCCCGGTCAGCCAGGGCACCTTGTATGAGATCACCATCGGCTTCTTCAGCAGCGCGGCTTCCAGCGTAACCGTGCCGCTCTTCACGAGGATCGCGTCGGCAGCCGTCATCGCGACCTGCGAGCGGCCGTCGGTGATCGTCAGCGCGAGCTTCGGATGCGCATCGACGAGCGGCTGCAGCAGCGCGCGCAGCGCGGGCGTCGCCGCCGGCATCACGAACCGTACGCCAGGCTCGCGCTGCTGCATCAGCGCCATCGCCGCGAAGAACGTCGGGCCGATCAGTGCGATTTCCGAGCGCCGGCTGCCCGGCAACACGGCGATCACCGGGCCGTCGGCCGGCAGTCCGAGCGCGATGCGCGCGCCGTGCGTGTCGGGTTCGAGCGGAATCTCGTCGGCGAGCGGATGGCCGACGTAGGTCGAGGCAACGCCTGCCTTGTCGAGAATCGCCGGTTCGAACGGGAACAGGCACAGCATGTGATCGACGGACTTGGCGATCTTCTTGATCCGGCCGCCGCGCCATGCCCAGATCGACGGGCACACGAAGTGGATCGACGGGATGCCCGCGTCGCGCGCCGCCTGTTCGACGTTGAAGTTGAAATCGGGCGCATCGACGCCGATGAACGCGTCCGGCCGCTCGGCGAGCAACTGGCGCTTCAGCTCGCCGCGAATCCGCAGGATCTCGGGAATCTGGCCCAGCGCCTCGACATAGCCGCGCACGGTCAGCTTGTCCATCTGCCAGTGCGAGTCGAAGCCCTGCGCGATCATTCGCGGCCCGCCGATCCCGTAGTACTGGGCCGATTCGGGCAGCCGCTCGCGCAGCCCGCCGAGCAGCGACGCGCCGAGCAGGTCGCCCGACGGTTCGCCGGCCACCATCGCGAGCCGGAGCTGAGAGGTCGGAAGCGGCATCGCTTAGCGGATGATGCCGCGTTGCGACGCGTCGATGAACTCGACGAGCGCCTTCACGGGTGCGTCGCCCTCACCGCCCGCCGCCGCCAGCTCGCGCAACTGCACTTTCGCTTCCTCGAGCGACAGGCCGTTCTTGTACAGCAGGCGGTATGCGCTGCGCAGCGCGGAGATCGCGTCGGGCGAGAAACCGCGCCGGCGCAGCCCTTCGACGTTGATCCCGTGCGGCTCGGCCTTGTTGCCGGCCGCGATCACGAACGGCGGAATGTCCTGCACGAGCGCCGACGCGCCGCCCAGCATCGAGTGCGCGCCGATGCGCACGAACTGGTGGACGCCCGACATCCCGCCGACGATCGCCCAGTCGCCGATCTCGACGTGGCCGGCCATCTGTGCGTTGCTCGACAGGATCACGTGGTTGCCGACGGTGCAGTCATGACCGATGTGCACATAGGCCATGATCCAGTTGTCGTCACCGAGCGTCGTCACGCCGACGTCCTGCACGGTGCCCGTGTGGATCGTCGTGAATTCGCGGATCGTGTTGCGGCTGCCGATCACGAGCTTCGTCGGCTCGTCCTTGTACTTCATGTCCTGCGGACGACCACCGACCGACGCGTAATGGCCGATGCGGTTGTCCTCGCCGAGCGTCGTATGGCCTTCGATCACGCTGTGCGAGCCGATCGTCGTACGCGCGCCGATCGTGACGTGCGGACCGACGATCGCGTACGGGCCGATCTCGACCGATTCGTCGATCTGCGCGCCCGGCTCGACAATCGCGGTGGGATGAATCCTGGTCATGCGCCGTTGCCTCTCGATGTGATGTGTCGCGTTGCGTTGCCTGTCCGTGCCGCGTCGCTCAGGGCGCCACGTCGGTCGTCTTGACCGTGCACATCAGTTCGGCTTCCGCCGCCACCTTGCCGTCCACTTCCGCCACCGCCTTGAACTTCCAGATGCCGCGGATGTAGCGTTCGAACGTCACGTTCAGAATCAGTTGGTCGCCCGGCTCGACCGGACGCTTGAAGCGCGCGCCGTCGATCCCGACGAAGTAGTACAGCGTGTTCTCCGGATCCTTCGGCTGCTCTTCCGAGAAGGTCAGCAGCGCCGCGGCCTGCGCGAGCGCTTCGAGGATCAGCACGCCCGGCATCACCGGCCGCTTCGGGAAATGCCCCTGGAAGTACGGCTCGTTGATCGACACGTTCTTCAGCGCTTTGATGCCCTTGTGCGGTTCGAGTTCGAGCACGCGATCGACGAGCAGAATCGGGTAGCGATGCGGCAGCAGCGTGAGGATCTTGTGGATGTCGAGATTGATTTTTTCAGTGCTCATGATGGTTCGTCTCACGCAGAGGCTGCGCGGTGGTGATGCAAAGGCTGAAGCGGGCCGGCGTGCGGCCCAGTCTGGCAAACCGGGCCGGTTGCGCTGGCCGTACCCGGTTCGAGGTCTCGCATGATGCGCTCAGGCGTCCGTGCCGCCCTGGGCGGCGAGCGCGGCTTCGAGCGCCTTGATGCGCTCGCGCAGCTTGTCGAGGTTGCGCACGAGCGCGGCGCTCTTGTTCCACTCGCCGTGGTCGACGGCCGGGAACGCGCTGGTATAGATGCCGGCCTTCGGCAGCGACTTCGATACGCCCGACTTCGCGGTGATGATGACATAGTCGCCGAGCGTCACGTGACCGGCGATCCCGGCCGCGCCGCCGATCATGCAGTGGCGGCCGATCGTCGTGCTGCCCGCGATCCCGGCGCTGCCGGCGATCACCGTGTAGGCGCCGATCCGGCAGTTGTGGCCGATCTGCACCTGGTTGTCGATCTTCACGCATTCCTCGATGACGGTATCCGCCATCGCGCCGCGATCGATCGTCGTGTTCGCGCCGATCTCGACGTCCGGGCCGATCGTGACGCCGCCGACCTGCGGGATCTTGACCCAGCTACCGGTGCGCGCATCGCCGTCGCCGACGAAATCCGGCGCGAAGCCGAAGCCGTCGGAGCCGATCACGGCACCCGCATGGATGATCGCGCGTGGGCCCACCTTGCAGCCGTGGTACACCGATGCGTTCGGATACAGGTGCGAGCCCGCGCCGATCGTCGTGCCGCGGCCGATGAAGACGTTCGCGTCGAGCTGCACGCCGTCCTCGATCACCGCACCGGCCTCGACCGTCACGTGCGGGCCGATCACCGCGCTCGCGGCGACCTGCGCGGCCGGATCGATCGTCGCGCTCGGATGCACGCCGGCGGCGCGCTGCGGCGTGGCGAGATCGATGAACATCTGCGCGACGCGCGCGAAGTACGCGTACGGATTCGGCGTCACGATGAAGTTGCGACCGCTTGCGGCCGCGCCCAGCTTTTCCAGATCCTTCGGCGCGATCAGCACCGCGCCGGCGCGGGTCGACTCGACCTGCGACAGGTACTTCGGATTCGCGAGGAACGCGAGTTGCTGCGGGCCTGCCTGGTCGAGCGGTGCGAGCCCGCCCACCTTGCACTGTGCGTCGCCGGCGATCTCGCCGCCGAACCGCTTTACGAGTTCCTCAAGCGTCAATGCCATTCGTCGTCTGCTCCGTTCAGTTCGTCGAGCCGGACGCGAGCGCCTTGAGCACCTTGTCGGTGATGTCGATGCGCGGGCTGACGTACACGGCTTCCTGCACGATCAGGTCGTAATTCTGCTGCTCGGCGATCTGCTTGATGACCTTGTTCGCCCGCTCGAGCACGGCCGCCAGCTCCTCGTTGCGGCGCTGGTTCAGGTCTTCGCGGAACTCGCGCTGCTTGCGCTGGAAGTCGGTATCGAGCTGGGCGAGATCGCGCTGCTTCTGCGCGCGGTCGCCCGCCGACAGCGACGCGCCGTTCTTGTCCAGCGAATCGGACATCGACTTCAGGCGCGCCGCCAGATCCTGCAGATCCTTGTCGCGCTTCGCGAACTCGGCTTCGAGCTTCGTCTGCGCCGCCTTCGCGGGCACCGACTCGCGCAGGATCCGATCCGAATTGACCGCCGCGATGCGGGCGACGTCCTGTGCGTGCACCGTTGCCGCGCCCAAGGCCAGCGCAACGGTCAGCGCGCACATCACTCGTTTCGAAAACTTACCGGTTAGCAAAATTACCCTCTCGTTGCTGTTGTCATGCGTTCGGTCAGAACGCCGTCCCGATCTGGAACTGGAATTTCTGGTACTGGTCGCCTTCATGCTTCTGCAGCGGGAACCCGAGGCTCAGCTTCAGCGGGCCGATCGGCGAGATCCACGCGAGACCCACACCGTAGCCGTAACGCAGGCCGTTGGCGCCCGTACTCGTGCCGCCCGGCGCGTTGCCCCACACGTTACCGCCGTCGAGGAACGTGAACACGCGCAGCGTGCGGTCGTAGCCCGTGCCCGGCAGCGGGAACGTCAGCTCGATGTTGCCGACGACCATCTTCGAACCGCCGATCGGGTCGTTCGTCTTCGTGTCGCGCGGGCCCAGCGAGCTCGGCTCGTAGCCACGCACGGAGCCGATACCGCCCGCGTAGTAGTTCTTGAAGATCGGGTACGGGTTGCCGATACCGTTACCGTAGCCGCCCTGCAGGTTCAGGCCCAGGATGAAGCCGCGCGAGAACGAATAGTAGTACTGGGCCTGCAGGTCGGCCTTGTAGTACTGGATCTTGCCGACCGGCACGCCGTACTCCATGTTCGCCTGCGTGAAGTAGCCGCGGCTCGGAATCAGCGCGCTGTCACGCGCGTCGCGCGACCACGCGACCGTCAGCGGCACCGTGTTCGACACGCGGCCGAACTCGTTCACGTAAGCCTGGTAGCTCTGCGGCGTGTTCGAATCGACGGAGAGACGGTTCTGCTCGAAGCCCGCGCCGAAGTAGACCGTGTCGACTTCCGAGAACGGGATGCCGAACTTCAGGTTGCCGCCCGCACTGATGATCCGGAAGCTCGAGCTCGTCGAATAGTAGAGCGGCTGGTACGTGCGGTAGTAGACGTCCGTGATCCGCTTGATGCCGTCGACCGTGAAGTACGGGTCGACCTGCGTGACGGTCAGCGTACGGTAGCTCTTCGCGGTGTTGACGTTCACCGACAGGCTGGTACCCGAACCGAACACGTTGTCCTGCGACACGCCCGCCGACAGCACGACCTTGTCCGTCGACGAGAAGCCGGCGCCCAGCGTGATCGCGCCGGTCGGCTTTTCGTCGACCTTCACGTTCACGTCGACCTGGTCGTTCGTGCCTTCGACCGGCAGCGTCGTCACGTCGACGTTGGTGAAGTAGCCGAGACGGTTCACGCGATCCTTCGACAGCGCGAGGCGGTTCGAATCGAACCACGAGCTTTCGAGCTGGCGCATTTCGCGGCGCACCACTTCGTCGCGCGTGCGCGTGTTGCCGACGACGTTGATGCGGCGCACGTACACGCGGCGGCTCGGATCGACGACGAGGTTCAGGTTCACCTTGTGGTTCGCCTGGTCGATGTCCGGCTGCGCGTTGACGGTCGCGAATGCGTAGCCGTACTCACCGAGCTTGTCGACGATCGACTTGGTGGTCTGTTGCAGCTTTTCGGCCGAGAAGCGATCGCCCGGCTTGATCTTGATCAGCTTGTTGAGTTCGGCTTCGCGATCGAGCAGGTTGCCCGACAGCTTGATGCCCGACACCGTGTACGGCTCGCCTTCGTGCAGCGTGACCGTCAGGTACATGTCCTTCTTGTCGGGCGAGATCGACACCTGGGTCGAATCGATGTTGAACTCGAGATAGCCGCGGTTCAGGTAGTACGAGCGCACCGCCTCGAGGTCGCCGGTGAGCTTTTCCTTCGAGTACAGGTCGTTCTTCGTGTACCAGGAGAACCAGTTCGGCGTCGACAGCTGCATTTCGTCGCGCAGCGTGCTGGTGCTGAATGCCTTGTTGCCGATGAAGTTGATCTGGCGGATCTTCGCACTCGGACCTTCGGCCACCGCGAACAGGATCGACACGCGGTTCGCGTCGACCGGCGTGACCGTCGTCTTGACCTCGGCCGCGTAGAAGCCGCGCGTGAGGTACTGGCGCTTGAGTTCCTGCTCCGCCTTGTCGACGAGCGCCTTGTCGTAGTAGCGGCCGTCGGCGAGGCCGACTGCGCGCAGCGCCTTCGTCAGGTTGTCCTTGTCGAACTCCTTCGTGCCGGTGAAGTCGATCGACGCGATGGCCGGACGCTCCTGCACCTGCACGATCACGACGTTGCCCTGCGTGGCGATGCGTACGTCGTTGAAGAAGCCCGTCGCGTACAGCGCGCGGATTGCTTCGGATGCCTTGTCGTCCGTGAAGGTATCGCCCTGCTTGATCGGCAGGTAGGCGAACACCGAACCCGCTTCGACGCGCTGCAGCCCCTCGATCTTGATGTCTTGCACCACGAACGGTGCCGCTGCATGGGCCGCGAGGCCGTGCGCGGCGAGCGCGGCCGCTGCAACTGTCTTAGGTACAAAGCGATGAGGTTTGAACAACATGCATCCCCAATATTTAGCTGCATCAAATCAGGCGGCTACCCAGCGGCGGCCGCCTGACGCTTCAGAAATGGATTAACCGAGCCAGATCGTTGAACAGCGCGATCGCCGACAATGCGACGATGCAGATCAACCCGGCTCTTTGCAGAATCAGCTGCCAGCGCTCCGAGACGGCTTTCCCGGTCGCGGCTTCAACCGCATAATATAACAGATGCCCCCCGTCCAAAACGGGAATCGGCAACAAGTTCAGGACGCCAAGGCTAATGCTGACAAGGGCGAGGAACGACAGGAACGCCGACGGACCGAGCCGCGCACTCTTGCCCGCGTAGTCGGCGATCGTCACCGGGCCGGACAGGTTCTTCAGCGACGCGTTGCCCGTGATCATGCGCCCGAACATCTTCAGCGAATACACGGAGATGTCCCACGTACGGTGCGCGCCGAGCTGCAGGCTTTCGATCGGCCCATATCGCACGTCGACGGACGGCGCATGCATCGACAGCGCCGCGCCGATCCGGCCGACCTGCTGCCCCGACTCGTCGTCGCGCTGCATCTGCGGCACGATCGACACCGTCTGCGCGGCGCCGTCGCGCTCGATCTGCAGCTCGAGCGGCTTGCCCGCATGGTGTTTCACGAAATCGATGAAGCGTGACGCGCCGCCGATCGGCTTGCCGTCGAGCGCGACCAGCTTGTCGCCGGACTTCAGGCCGGCCTGCTCCGCCGCGCTGCCGGGCTGCACCGACGCGACCGACAGCGTGCCGCCGCCGGTCTCGAAGCCCAGATGGGCCATGAAATCGTCGTCGAGCTGACTTTCGGGAACATGGCGGAGGTCGACGCGGAAATCGAACGTCGTGTTGCCGTCGCGTGCGCCGAGCACGATCTCGCGGTGATCGAATGCAGCGGCCAGCAGCTTCCAGCGCAGGTCCGACCACGACCGCACCGGCTCGGCCTCGCCGCCCTGCGCGTTGCGGATCGACACGATCTTCTCGCTGCCGTCGAAGCCCGCGCGCGCCGCCACCGTGCCGGCGGCCGGCGGTGCGACGATCGCGGCCGGCTCGGTTACGCCGGTGGCGAATACGACGGAAAACAGCACGATTGCCAACAGGAAGTTGGCAATCGGCCCGGCTGCAACGATCGCGATGCGCTTGTAGACGGACTGCCGGTTGAACGCCTGGCCGAGCTCCTCGGGCGCGATGCCGGGGCCGGGATCACGCTCGTCGAGCATCTTCACGTAGCCGCCGAGCGGCAGTGCCGACAGCGTCCACTCGGTGCCCGTCCTGCGGCTGACCCAGCGCGCGACGGGCTGGCCGAAGCCGATCGAGAAACGCAGCACCTTCACGCCGCACCAGCGCGCGACGCGATAGTGTCCGTACTCATGCACGACGACCAGCACCCCGATCGCCACCGCAAACGCGATCAGTTCGACCAGCACGTTCATGAGCACCCCATTCAGACAGTACGCTCCACGCGTGGCGCAGGCGCTTTCGCAATGATCTCGGCGGCGAGGCGGCGTGCCTCGGCATCCGCCGCCAGGACGTCCTCGAGCCCGTCGGGCGTACGGTTCGGCAGCGTGTTGAGCACGGCGTCGACCGTCGCCGCAATCGCCATGAAGCCGATGCGGCGCTCGAGAAACGCTTCGACCGCGACTTCGTTCGCCGCGTTCAATGCGGCGCTCGCGATGCCGCCTTCCTCAAGCGCCTTCAGCGCGAGCGCGAGGCACGGGAAGCGCGCGTAATCGGGCTTCTCGAACGACAGCTGGGCAATTTGCGCGAGATCGAGTTGTTCGACGCCCGCATCGACACGCTCGGGGAACGCGAGCGCGTGCGCGATCGGCGTGCGCATGTCGGGGTTGCCGAGCTGCGCGAGCACCGAGCCGTCGCGATACGACACGAGCGAATGGATCACGCTCTGCGGGTGGATCAGCACGTCGATGCGCTCGCCCGGCAGCCCGAAGATCCAGTGCGCCTCGATCACCTCGAGGCCCTTGTTCATCATCGTCGCGGAATCGACCGAGATCTTGCGGCCCATCACCCAGTTCGGGTGCTTGCACGCCTCGTCCGGCGTCACATCGACGAGCGTGGCCGGTTCGCGCGTGCGGAACGGGCCGCCCGACGCGGTCAGGATGATCTTCGAGATCCCGCCATGCTCGGCCGCGTCGCGCGGCATGCACTGGAAGATCGCGTTGTGTTCGCTGTCGACCGGCAGCAGGATCGCGCCATGGTCGCGCACGGCGTCCATGAAGATCGCGCCCGACATCACCAGCGCTTCCTTGTTCGCGAGCAGGATGCGCTTGCCGGCGCGCGCGGCCGCGAGGCTCGGCGCCATGCCGGCCGCACCGACGATCGCCGCGACCACCGTGTCGCAGCCATCGCTCTTCGACACGTCGACGAGCGCCTGCGGCCCGTGCAGCACGGTCGTCTTGCTGCCCGCCGCGCGCAGTTTCGCGTCGACGTGCGCGGCCGTCTCGGCATCGCCGACCACCGCCACTTCGGGCGCGAAGCGCAGGCATTGCTCGACCAGCTTGTCGCCGTTGCGGTGTGCGGTCAGCGCATAGACCGAGAAGCGCTCGGGATGGCGCGCGACCACGTCGAGCGTGCTGTCTCCGATCGAGCCCGTGGAACCGAGCAATGTCAGACGTTTTTGCATAAAAGAATGAGTGGTTTAACCAAGCAGCAGCATCGCGAGCGGCAGCACCGGCAGCAGCGCGTCGACACGGTCGAGCACGCCGCCATGGCCTGGCAGCAGTCCGCTCGAATCCTTCACGCCCGCCTGCCGCTTCAGCAACGACTCGAACAGGTCGCCGATCACGCTGTACGCGACCAGCAGCGTCAGTGCGGCCCACGCGCCGGGCATCCCGTAGCGCACGGCGAACGCGGAAAACAGGGTCGGCTCGAACGCATGCACGGCCATCGCGACACCGGCGACGACCATCACGGCGAGCCAGCCGCCGATCGCGCCCTCCCAGCTCTTGCCGGGGCTGATCGTGATGGCCAGTTTACGCTTTCCGAAGGCCTTGCCCGCGAAGTATGCGCCGATATCGGCGAGCCAGACGACCAGAAGCAGCGACAGCACGAACGGCACGCCCTGCGCACGCGCCGCGACGAGCGCATGCCAGCAGGCCGCAAAGACCACGAGGCCGGCTGCCAGCAGGAACGGCCGCCAAACGCCGCCCGCGAGCTGGGGCTTGCGCCGCAGCGTGAACGGGCCGACCAGCAGCCAGAACACGCCGGCTGCCATGAAAAGGGGACGGGACGAAGCCGCATCGACGCCGAGCGGCGCCGTTGCCGCGAGCGCCAGGGCCGCGACGACTGCATAGACGACCGGGCCGGCGCCGCCGAGCTTGAGCAGGCGCGCCCATTCCCACGCGGCAAACACGAGCACGACGCCGATCAGCGCGCCGAACGCGGTGAGCGGCGCGAACAGCGTCACCGGCAGCAGGACCGCCAGCATCACGATCGCCGTGATCACACGGGTTTTCAGCATGAAAGGGAGTCGGCGTTCTGCGATTGCGGTTCGAGCTGTGCGCTCGTGCGGCCGAAACGGCGTTCGCGCTCCGTATACGACGCGATGGCGTCGGCCAGCGCCGCGCCGTCGAAATCCGGCCAGTATTTGTCGGTGAAATAGAATTCGGCGTACGCGAGTTGCCACAGCAGGAAGTTGCTGACGCGCTGCTCGCCACCGGTACGGATGAAGAGATCGGGCTCCGGCGCATAGGCCATCGCCAGGTGCGGCGCGAACGCGTCCTCGGTCACTTCGACCTCGCGACCCTCGCGCACGGCCTGCTCGACGAGCTTCTTCGTCGCCTGCAGGATGTCCCACCGGCCGCCGTAGTTGGCCGCGATGGTGAGCGTAAGACGGGTATTGCGCGCCGTCTTGGTTTCGGCGCGGCGAATCAGCTCGCGGATGCGCGGCTCGAAGCGGTCGAGATCGCCGACGACACGCAGGCGGATCCCGTTCGCGTGAAGCTTGCCGACCTCGCGCTCGAGCGCGGTGATGAAGAGGCGCATCAGGAACGACACTTCGTCGTTCGGACGGCGCCAGTTCTCCGAACTGAACGCGAACAGCGTCAGATATTCGACGCCGGCGCGCGCGCAGCCTTCGACCACCGCCCGCACGGCATCGACGCCGCGGGTGTGCCCCGCGACGCGCGGCAAGCGGCGTTCGGTCGCCCAACGGCCGTTGCCGTCCATGATGATCGCGATGTGACGCGGCACGACGCCGACGTCAGGCACGCGAACGGTAGAGCTGGTATAGGTCATGGCCGTTGAGACAGTAATGCGGGAAGAAGGCGGCGCGCGAGGACGGTCGTCAGACCGTCATGATCTCGGCTTCCTTGCTCTGCACGAGCTTGTCGATTTCGGCAACGTGCTTGTCGGTCAGCTTCTGCACGTCGTCGCTCGCGCGGCGCTCGTCGTCTTCCGAGATTTCCTTGTCCTTCACGAGCTTCTTGAGCGCTTCGTTCGCGTCGCGGCGCAGGTTGCGGATCGCGACCTTGGCCGTTTCGCCTTCGCTCTTGACGACCTTGGTCAGCTCGCGGCGGCGCTCTTCCGTCAGCGCGGGCATCGGCACGCGGATCAGGTCGCCGGCGGTGGCCGGGTTCAGGCCCAGGTCGGCTTCGCGAATGGCCTTCTCGACCTTAGCGACCATGTTCTTTTCCCACGGCTGCACGCCGATCGTGCGTGCATCGACGAGCGTCAGGTTGGCGACCTGCGAGATCGGCACCATCGAGCCGTAGTAGTCGACCTGCACGTGATCGAGCAGACCGGTGTGTGCACGGCCCGTACGGATCTTTGCCAGATCGTTCTTGAACGCTTCGATCGAGCGCTGCATCTTTTGCTCGACGCCCTTCTTGGTATCAGCGACACTCATTTCAACCTCCGAACCTTCTAACCTTCAAAGAACACGGGCCCTGCCCGGCGCATCGGGTGCGCCGCGGCCGATGACCCGCATCCGCGGGAGTTTACACGTGGACGAGCGTACCTTCGTCCTCGCCCAGCACGATGCGCTTGAGCGCGCCCGGCTTGTTGATCGAAAACACGCGAATCGGCAGCTTCTGGTCGCGGCACAGCGCAAAGGCCGTCGCGTCCATCACCTGCAGGTTGCGGCTGATCGCCTCGTCGAAAGTGATCGTCGTGTAACGCGTGGCCGACGGATCCTTCTTCGGATCGGCAGAATATACGCCATCGACCTTGGTCGCCTTCAATACGACCTCGGCGCCCACTTCCGAACCGCGCAGCGCGGCGGCCGTGTCCGTCGTGAAGAACGGGTTGCCCGTACCGGCCGCGAAGATCACGACGCGGCCTTCCTCGAGCTGGCGGATCGCGCGGGGCCGGATGTACGGCTCGACGACCTGGTCCATCCGCAGCGCGGACTGCACACGCGCCTCGATGCCGGCGTGGCGCATCGCGTCCTGCAGCGCCAGCGCGTTCATCATCGTCGCGAGCATCCCCATGTAGTCTGCCGTCGCGCGATCCATGCCGGCCGCGCCACCCGCGACACCGCGGAAAATATTACCGCCACCGATCACGACCGCGAGCTGCGTACCGAGACGCACGACTTCGGCGATATCGGCCACCATCCGTTCGATCGTCGCGCGATTGATGCCGAAGGCATCGTCGCCCATCAGCGCTTCGCCGGAGAGTTTGAGGAGGACGCGTTTATAGGCATTGGACATAGGGGCTTCCGAGCGACGAGAGGATGA is from Burkholderia sp. HI2500 and encodes:
- a CDS encoding TrmH family RNA methyltransferase, yielding MKSITSRDNPLYKRLKALAGSTSHQRRGGQALLEGFHLASAYLDTGATPELCVTTEGALGHAEAQAIVARIDAQRIVTLPDALFGQLSNVVNGVGFLLLVDRPAQPLPARVTQSSVVLDGVQDAGNVGSILRSAAAAGVRHVFCAPGTAYAWSSKVLRSGMGAHFLLSIHEDVDAGALVERLAVPVALTDSHGAQAVYDCDLSGPVAWVFGNEGAGVSAFWRDAATHRVTIPQPGGMESLNVAAAAAVCLFEQVRQQRRA
- the rnhB gene encoding ribonuclease HII; translated protein: MTAVRAPRRRASSDVQGGFDFSRPDEIVCGVDEAGRGPLAGPVVAAAVILDPAQPIDGLDDSKALSAKKRDALYELIVARSLSYCVASASVDEIDTLNILHATMLAMKRAVEGLSVLPTLAQIDGNRCPTLTVRAEAIVSGDALVPSISAASILAKVTRDRMLVDLHERFPVYGFNVHAGYGTVKHLAALREHGPCEAHRRSFAPVRAALDLIR
- the lpxB gene encoding lipid-A-disaccharide synthase, producing the protein MPLPTSQLRLAMVAGEPSGDLLGASLLGGLRERLPESAQYYGIGGPRMIAQGFDSHWQMDKLTVRGYVEALGQIPEILRIRGELKRQLLAERPDAFIGVDAPDFNFNVEQAARDAGIPSIHFVCPSIWAWRGGRIKKIAKSVDHMLCLFPFEPAILDKAGVASTYVGHPLADEIPLEPDTHGARIALGLPADGPVIAVLPGSRRSEIALIGPTFFAAMALMQQREPGVRFVMPAATPALRALLQPLVDAHPKLALTITDGRSQVAMTAADAILVKSGTVTLEAALLKKPMVISYKVPWLTGQIMRRQGYLPYVGLPNILAGRFVVPELLQHFATPEALADATLTQLRDDANRRTLTEVFTEMHLSLRQNTAVKAAEAVVRVLEQRKGRA
- the lpxA gene encoding acyl-ACP--UDP-N-acetylglucosamine O-acyltransferase codes for the protein MTRIHPTAIVEPGAQIDESVEIGPYAIVGPHVTIGARTTIGSHSVIEGHTTLGEDNRIGHYASVGGRPQDMKYKDEPTKLVIGSRNTIREFTTIHTGTVQDVGVTTLGDDNWIMAYVHIGHDCTVGNHVILSSNAQMAGHVEIGDWAIVGGMSGVHQFVRIGAHSMLGGASALVQDIPPFVIAAGNKAEPHGINVEGLRRRGFSPDAISALRSAYRLLYKNGLSLEEAKVQLRELAAAGGEGDAPVKALVEFIDASQRGIIR
- the fabZ gene encoding 3-hydroxyacyl-ACP dehydratase FabZ: MSTEKINLDIHKILTLLPHRYPILLVDRVLELEPHKGIKALKNVSINEPYFQGHFPKRPVMPGVLILEALAQAAALLTFSEEQPKDPENTLYYFVGIDGARFKRPVEPGDQLILNVTFERYIRGIWKFKAVAEVDGKVAAEAELMCTVKTTDVAP
- the lpxD gene encoding UDP-3-O-(3-hydroxymyristoyl)glucosamine N-acyltransferase, which translates into the protein MALTLEELVKRFGGEIAGDAQCKVGGLAPLDQAGPQQLAFLANPKYLSQVESTRAGAVLIAPKDLEKLGAAASGRNFIVTPNPYAYFARVAQMFIDLATPQRAAGVHPSATIDPAAQVAASAVIGPHVTVEAGAVIEDGVQLDANVFIGRGTTIGAGSHLYPNASVYHGCKVGPRAIIHAGAVIGSDGFGFAPDFVGDGDARTGSWVKIPQVGGVTIGPDVEIGANTTIDRGAMADTVIEECVKIDNQVQIGHNCRIGAYTVIAGSAGIAGSTTIGRHCMIGGAAGIAGHVTLGDYVIITAKSGVSKSLPKAGIYTSAFPAVDHGEWNKSAALVRNLDKLRERIKALEAALAAQGGTDA
- a CDS encoding OmpH family outer membrane protein; this encodes MCALTVALALGAATVHAQDVARIAAVNSDRILRESVPAKAAQTKLEAEFAKRDKDLQDLAARLKSMSDSLDKNGASLSAGDRAQKQRDLAQLDTDFQRKQREFREDLNQRRNEELAAVLERANKVIKQIAEQQNYDLIVQEAVYVSPRIDITDKVLKALASGSTN